The Conexivisphaera calida genome includes a region encoding these proteins:
- a CDS encoding aromatic ring-hydroxylating oxygenase subunit alpha, whose product MSATPGQNYLRNRWYIVLSSDELRNGQLLKVKRLGMDLVFWRDSGGEIHAIDARCPHRGADLGLGKVVDDCVQCPYHGFLFDGGGRAVLIPSMGRSARINPNYRVRVHRVREFMNFIFMWYGEGEPSEKITWLEGLDGSFSFSTMKATWKVNYTRAIENQLDVSHLPFVHRTTIGRGNRTLVNGPIAELRGDELNVWVCNEVDVGQRPKRAEEMDRNNCRGRLQLIFPNYWQNVISDRLRVAAAFVPEDERTTVIYVRLYQKLARAPVIAQLFNWFMMYFNRVVLNQDRNVVESQVPMFSDVRNRELLVPADSPIMLFRKYMHENLGQKGA is encoded by the coding sequence TTGAGCGCGACGCCCGGACAAAACTATCTGAGGAACAGATGGTACATAGTCCTCAGCTCGGATGAGCTCAGAAATGGCCAGCTTTTGAAGGTCAAGCGCCTCGGGATGGACCTCGTGTTCTGGAGGGACAGCGGAGGAGAAATCCACGCCATAGATGCCAGGTGCCCCCACAGGGGCGCCGACCTCGGCCTGGGAAAGGTGGTCGACGACTGCGTCCAGTGCCCGTACCACGGATTTCTCTTCGACGGCGGCGGACGCGCCGTGCTGATACCCTCGATGGGGAGGTCCGCCAGGATAAACCCGAACTACAGGGTGAGGGTCCACCGGGTCAGGGAGTTCATGAACTTCATATTCATGTGGTACGGTGAGGGCGAGCCGTCTGAGAAGATCACATGGCTTGAGGGCCTAGATGGGAGCTTCTCGTTCTCTACCATGAAGGCGACGTGGAAGGTCAACTACACGAGGGCGATCGAGAATCAGCTGGACGTCTCCCATCTGCCATTCGTCCACAGGACGACCATAGGGAGGGGGAACAGGACCCTGGTCAACGGACCGATCGCCGAGCTCCGGGGGGACGAGCTGAACGTCTGGGTCTGCAACGAGGTCGACGTGGGCCAGAGGCCGAAGAGGGCGGAGGAGATGGACCGGAATAACTGCAGGGGAAGGCTACAGCTGATCTTTCCCAACTACTGGCAGAACGTGATAAGCGACAGGCTCCGGGTTGCGGCCGCGTTCGTCCCCGAGGACGAGCGGACCACCGTCATCTACGTAAGGCTCTACCAGAAGCTGGCCAGGGCGCCGGTCATCGCCCAGCTCTTCAACTGGTTCATGATGTACTTCAACCGGGTGGTGCTCAACCAGGACAGGAACGTGGTGGAATCACAGGTCCCCATGTTCAGCGACGTGAGGAACCGGGAGCTCCTCGTGCCCGCCGACTCGCCAATCATGCTCTTCAGGAAATACATGCACGAAAACCTCGGGCAGAAAGGCGCCTGA
- a CDS encoding cysteine hydrolase family protein: protein MSSAGGRNRIYRTLEEMVSPEHTALIAWDVQRALVGMAFNRDEFLANMNRLIEAARGAGVPVIYTMIDPLPPRFASPVQAALGRSWGNVDRSMFELALQPRGDEVVVRKNTASAFVGTNVELMLRNAGIDTVVIGGISTEYGVESTARDGVNRGFYMVVAGDASSSSDRAAHERSLENMRRLGLIVVARTDEIVRAWRR from the coding sequence ATGAGCTCTGCAGGTGGCAGGAACAGGATCTACAGGACCCTGGAGGAGATGGTCTCCCCGGAGCACACGGCGCTCATCGCCTGGGACGTTCAGAGGGCGCTCGTGGGCATGGCGTTCAACCGTGACGAGTTCCTCGCCAACATGAACAGGTTGATCGAGGCCGCCAGGGGCGCGGGCGTCCCGGTCATCTACACGATGATAGATCCGCTGCCGCCCAGGTTCGCGTCCCCCGTGCAGGCGGCGCTCGGCAGGTCGTGGGGGAACGTCGACAGGTCCATGTTCGAGCTGGCCCTCCAGCCCCGCGGGGACGAGGTGGTCGTGAGGAAGAACACGGCGAGCGCCTTCGTCGGGACGAACGTCGAGCTCATGCTGAGGAACGCGGGGATCGACACTGTGGTGATAGGCGGCATATCCACGGAGTACGGCGTGGAGTCGACCGCGAGGGACGGCGTGAACCGGGGCTTCTACATGGTGGTCGCAGGGGACGCCAGCTCCTCCTCGGACAGGGCGGCGCACGAGAGATCCCTCGAGAACATGAGGAGGCTGGGGCTCATAGTAGTGGCCAGGACCGACGAGATAGTGCGCGCGTGGAGACGGTGA
- a CDS encoding molybdopterin-dependent oxidoreductase: protein MVSGYVEAVSSLSGAAGPGAGGGLLRRIERGKREPARGTRYCYIASSLCGFTLASLPVVAQCEGDRIVRVLPFHIPEDVRLYRIRTRRGAFTRPRRAPASWHMFAWRQRVHSPTRVRYPLKRVDWSPEARNTQNRGRSKFVRISWEEAIEIVVKEIERQRRIYGSTETVLVQADGHGQSGFLHTLHAWGHHLFRALGTGWTQQDRNPDSWEGFYWGAKHVWGFDPTVGRPPSDAIWDDVLENSEMVILSGGDPETTANAWYNMMGTTNMLWIRRAGIKVVAISPDLNYTAAVHADKWIPIRPNTDAALYFAIAYLWLQWGTYDGKFLETHTVGFEEFRKYILGEEDGTPKTPEWAERITGVPVETIKALARAWARRRTAMASHYGGPKIRGVAAHLAARAEAYAMMMQGLGAPGRQFLSFQLQYNHNGLKLPPVPVYPEVMARGIPVQTVRAYTSNMPRREAIPLIKTLVPDAILNPPVEWYGSGSIVAPTRDQFNRYVYPPTGDHPGIHMIWNENASVTTCWNGGWRWIQAYRDPRVEFIVAIHPWLEDDVYFADLILPTQTVFEHEDMAAAKWVDVWGIYWQDRCLEPVGESMSDYEVHRLIARRLGIGDEWFPEPEEALRRAYEATLAHAKYGISWEEFRERRKIILYDAPTPEEWEEIKRRTEVMPGVPVKSGLRWYYELPEGRGLNTKSGKLEFVSGWLKDYFPNDRIRPPLARWVEHDELPTSPKTKKYPLQVMSNHPRWRHHAQGDDMPWIREIRTAKIKGPDGYYYEPLWINPKDAAKRGIKHGDIVRVYNERGAVLAAAFVTERIREGVVGMSDGSKLDPISLEDRIDRGGAINLITPASREVYDGHQPGPVIVPEMSVSGFLVEVERADMEELRRKYPEAFRRTERMDPARGPGYESWVA, encoded by the coding sequence ATGGTATCTGGCTACGTTGAGGCCGTGAGCTCGCTGTCGGGCGCCGCGGGGCCGGGCGCGGGCGGGGGACTCCTGAGGAGGATTGAGCGCGGGAAACGCGAACCTGCCCGGGGGACCAGGTACTGTTACATCGCGTCGTCCCTCTGCGGATTCACCCTCGCGTCGCTCCCGGTGGTGGCGCAGTGCGAGGGCGACCGGATAGTCAGGGTGCTGCCATTCCACATACCGGAGGACGTCAGGCTCTACCGGATAAGGACCCGGAGGGGGGCGTTCACCAGGCCGAGGAGGGCCCCCGCGTCCTGGCACATGTTCGCGTGGCGGCAGAGGGTCCACTCCCCAACGAGGGTGAGGTACCCGCTCAAGAGGGTGGACTGGAGCCCCGAGGCCAGGAACACGCAGAACAGGGGCAGGAGCAAGTTCGTCAGGATAAGCTGGGAGGAGGCCATCGAGATCGTGGTGAAGGAGATAGAGAGGCAGAGGAGGATCTACGGGAGCACCGAGACCGTGCTCGTGCAGGCTGACGGCCACGGCCAGTCGGGGTTCCTCCACACGCTACACGCTTGGGGCCACCACCTGTTCCGCGCCCTCGGCACCGGCTGGACGCAGCAGGACAGGAACCCGGACAGCTGGGAGGGGTTCTACTGGGGGGCCAAGCACGTCTGGGGGTTCGATCCCACGGTGGGCAGGCCCCCGAGCGACGCGATCTGGGACGACGTGCTGGAGAACTCGGAGATGGTGATCCTGAGCGGGGGAGATCCGGAGACCACGGCCAACGCGTGGTACAACATGATGGGCACGACGAACATGCTCTGGATAAGGCGGGCCGGGATAAAGGTGGTGGCCATATCGCCGGACCTCAACTACACCGCTGCCGTGCACGCTGACAAGTGGATACCGATAAGGCCCAACACGGACGCGGCGCTCTACTTCGCGATAGCGTACCTCTGGCTCCAGTGGGGGACCTACGACGGGAAGTTCCTGGAGACCCACACCGTGGGGTTCGAGGAGTTCAGGAAGTACATACTGGGGGAGGAGGACGGGACCCCGAAGACACCCGAGTGGGCGGAGAGGATAACCGGCGTGCCGGTCGAGACGATAAAGGCGCTCGCCAGGGCATGGGCGAGGAGGAGGACCGCGATGGCGTCGCACTACGGCGGGCCCAAGATAAGGGGGGTAGCGGCACACCTGGCGGCCAGGGCAGAGGCGTACGCCATGATGATGCAGGGGCTCGGCGCCCCCGGGAGGCAGTTCCTCAGCTTCCAGCTCCAGTACAACCACAACGGGCTGAAGCTTCCGCCGGTGCCGGTCTACCCGGAGGTGATGGCCAGAGGCATCCCCGTCCAGACGGTGCGCGCCTACACCTCGAACATGCCCCGCAGGGAGGCGATACCCCTCATAAAGACGCTCGTGCCGGACGCGATCCTGAATCCGCCGGTCGAGTGGTACGGCTCGGGGTCCATAGTCGCGCCCACGAGGGACCAGTTCAACAGGTACGTGTACCCGCCCACGGGCGATCACCCGGGCATCCACATGATATGGAACGAGAACGCGAGCGTCACCACGTGCTGGAACGGCGGCTGGAGGTGGATCCAGGCCTACAGGGACCCCAGGGTGGAGTTCATAGTCGCGATACACCCGTGGCTAGAGGACGACGTCTACTTCGCGGACCTGATACTCCCCACCCAGACGGTCTTCGAGCACGAGGACATGGCGGCGGCCAAGTGGGTGGACGTGTGGGGAATCTACTGGCAGGACAGGTGTCTGGAGCCGGTGGGCGAGTCCATGAGCGACTACGAGGTGCACAGGCTGATCGCGAGGCGGCTGGGAATAGGGGACGAGTGGTTCCCCGAGCCGGAGGAGGCGCTGAGGAGGGCGTACGAGGCCACGCTCGCGCACGCGAAGTACGGGATATCGTGGGAGGAATTCAGGGAGAGGAGGAAGATAATCCTCTACGACGCGCCGACCCCGGAGGAGTGGGAGGAGATAAAGAGGAGGACCGAGGTCATGCCCGGCGTCCCGGTGAAGAGCGGGCTGAGGTGGTACTACGAGCTGCCCGAGGGAAGGGGGCTGAACACGAAGAGCGGGAAGCTCGAGTTCGTCTCGGGCTGGCTGAAGGACTACTTCCCGAACGACAGGATAAGGCCCCCGCTGGCCAGGTGGGTGGAGCACGACGAGCTCCCGACGTCCCCGAAGACCAAGAAGTACCCATTGCAGGTGATGTCCAACCACCCGAGGTGGAGGCACCACGCGCAGGGAGATGACATGCCGTGGATAAGGGAGATACGGACCGCCAAGATAAAGGGCCCCGATGGGTACTACTACGAGCCCCTGTGGATAAACCCGAAGGACGCCGCGAAGAGGGGGATAAAGCACGGCGACATAGTGAGGGTGTACAACGAGAGGGGTGCAGTTCTGGCCGCGGCGTTCGTGACCGAGAGGATCAGGGAGGGAGTGGTGGGCATGAGCGATGGATCCAAGCTGGACCCGATATCGCTCGAGGACAGGATAGACAGGGGAGGCGCGATAAACCTGATAACGCCCGCCAGCAGGGAAGTCTACGACGGGCATCAGCCGGGACCCGTGATAGTCCCCGAGATGTCGGTGAGCGGCTTCCTGGTGGAGGTGGAGAGGGCCGACATGGAGGAGCTGAGGAGGAAGTACCCGGAGGCGTTCAGGAGGACGGAGAGGA